The following are from one region of the Trueperaceae bacterium genome:
- a CDS encoding gamma-glutamyltransferase family protein, whose translation MDPSTPYPSQRMPVLARNVVATSQPLAATAGLRMLTDGGNAVDAAIAAAMTLTVVEPTSNGLGSDAFAILWDGRSLHGLNASGRSPTALTPERFEGLDAIPLRGEATVTVPGAVSAWIEMHRRFGSLPLHRIAEPAIHYARDGFPVSPITARAWATAEGTFAGRADFADAFLPGGRAPHAGETWRFPDQAATLETIIETEGEAFYRGALAERMAAHVQAGGGPLAEADLAAHRAEWVGTISTAYGEHELHEIPPNGQGLAALLALGILRHTDVADHDPDSAAALHLQIEAMKLAFADAHRYVGDPDHLDVPPDALLDDGYLAERAARIDPTRAGDPAYGVPKRGGTVYLTAADAEGRMVSFIQSNYYGFGSGVVVPGTGISLQNRGAGFTLQPGHPNQVGPAKRPFHTIIPAFLTRGGAPDMSFGVMGGPMQPQGHVQMVLRTVLWGQNPQAAADAPRWRVVEGRTVALEASVGQATVDALRDLGHDVTRAAPEHGFAFGGAQLVRRLPDGGYVAGSDPRKDGLAVGF comes from the coding sequence ATGGATCCCTCCACCCCCTACCCCTCGCAGCGCATGCCGGTCCTGGCGCGCAACGTCGTCGCCACCAGCCAGCCGTTGGCCGCCACCGCCGGCCTGCGCATGCTGACCGACGGCGGGAACGCCGTCGACGCCGCCATCGCGGCCGCCATGACCCTCACCGTGGTCGAGCCCACCAGCAACGGCCTCGGCAGCGACGCCTTCGCGATCCTCTGGGACGGCCGGTCCCTGCACGGCCTGAACGCCTCCGGGCGCAGCCCCACGGCGCTCACGCCCGAGCGGTTCGAAGGCCTGGACGCCATCCCCCTGCGCGGGGAGGCCACCGTCACGGTGCCGGGCGCCGTCTCCGCCTGGATCGAGATGCACCGCCGCTTCGGGTCGTTGCCCCTGCACCGCATCGCCGAACCCGCGATCCACTACGCCCGCGACGGCTTCCCGGTGTCCCCCATCACGGCGCGCGCGTGGGCCACCGCCGAGGGCACCTTCGCGGGCCGCGCCGACTTCGCCGACGCGTTCCTGCCCGGCGGCCGCGCGCCCCACGCGGGGGAGACCTGGCGCTTTCCCGACCAGGCGGCGACCCTGGAGACGATCATCGAGACCGAGGGCGAAGCGTTCTATCGGGGGGCCCTGGCCGAGCGCATGGCGGCGCACGTCCAGGCCGGCGGCGGACCCCTCGCCGAGGCCGACCTGGCCGCCCACCGCGCGGAGTGGGTCGGCACGATCTCGACCGCCTACGGTGAGCACGAACTGCACGAGATCCCCCCCAACGGCCAGGGCCTCGCCGCCCTCCTCGCGCTCGGCATCCTCCGCCACACCGACGTCGCCGACCACGACCCGGACTCCGCCGCCGCCCTGCACCTGCAGATCGAAGCGATGAAACTCGCGTTCGCCGACGCGCATCGCTACGTCGGCGATCCCGACCACCTCGACGTGCCGCCGGACGCCCTGCTGGACGACGGGTACCTCGCCGAACGCGCCGCGCGCATCGACCCCACGCGGGCGGGCGACCCGGCGTACGGCGTGCCGAAGCGCGGCGGGACGGTGTACCTCACCGCCGCCGACGCCGAGGGCCGCATGGTGTCGTTCATCCAGTCCAACTACTACGGCTTCGGGTCGGGCGTCGTGGTGCCCGGCACCGGCATCTCGCTGCAGAACCGCGGGGCGGGCTTCACGCTCCAGCCGGGGCACCCCAACCAGGTGGGGCCCGCCAAGCGGCCGTTCCACACCATCATCCCCGCCTTCCTGACGCGGGGCGGCGCCCCGGACATGAGCTTCGGGGTGATGGGCGGCCCCATGCAGCCGCAAGGGCACGTCCAGATGGTGCTCCGCACCGTCCTGTGGGGCCAGAACCCGCAGGCCGCCGCCGACGCGCCGCGCTGGCGGGTCGTCGAGGGCCGCACCGTCGCCCTGGAGGCCTCGGTCGGACAGGCCACCGTCGACGCGCTCCGCGACCTCGGGCACGACGTCACCCGCGCCGCCCCGGAGCACGGCTTCGCGTTCGGCGGCGCGCAACTCGTTCGGCGCCTCCCCGACGGCGGCTACGTCGCCGGCAGCGACCCCCGCAAGGACGGCCTCGCCGTCGGGTTCTGA